A region of the Mus musculus strain C57BL/6J chromosome X, GRCm38.p6 C57BL/6J genome:
taagagaggctttcctctgttttcttctggtagaagtagcgtgtctgggaatctcatgaggagaggtgggatgcctgaggctgtcttcatgagaaacagttgttcgcatgcactcttctgtagggatggaggatggcttgccaacctcatgctctgaattggaagcttgggtgtcccattggtcagaaggggctttttctgatggggtttcagtagacttggatggtctgtgaatgccttggtttggtaggggacttctgagaccCACCTCAtaagatggtgagcatctgcaggctcctttagcagaatcagaagtggcgaagtttatgttagtcacagttttaagctttacacctcttttcttagatttgcaagctcttacccacattttggaagaatggcagtgtttccagcccgcatgttttgagcgtaCAGATTTCAGGCTCTCTTGATcgacagaggaagggcttggtcttgttttccgcaatttagaaggtgtggggcaatctcctggaggaggagaatgactgagaccttttttacaaaggatactagatctgaaactcaattgtgatgatttcaagggggagatgctcctttgaggagtagaggtaggactggattccttttctgcatacttggaagatgtgaggctactttcggcagaagagatacattttaaggcatcaaggtctgaaaggcagtatctgatatccccttcaggaaatgggacatgtttcaatatgctttggttagatttgaaacgtctagggctcttcttgtgataagaggaatttctccagacatcttcatgaggaggggtagggataatgtccccttctgcacaaagggacagtccctgaaactctgttgaaaaggaagcacccatggttactgggggagatggcacaggttttagaggcccttgggctggttgagaaagttctagactttcctggggaaatgctggtgttctcaggatcccttgttcagatactaaagggcccagagcaccttcattgggtttcaaaagacacagagaccctaaaacagatgccaaagcttctggagtctctggcacagattctgaactcttagaaatggattgtgtatatgtcagaggttcttctgcctctggacaaagtggtgaaggagctggtaatttgggagaatcttgtgtggctgacaaagattctatgacctcttgggtgacaggtggtatttctgcactattttgcatacatgcctgtTTTTCTAGtctgtcctgggaagaatcagaaagtccaagatcttctggattggatggtgaatatcctaaagcctctttttccaaacagggtcctggaggctcttgaggtaacaaggaagtttctgtaagcccttgggaagatattgatgtttctagtacaccttgggcagacagggaaggtctctgagacattaggacagaatgtgacactttcaaatccaattggacagatggagaaggtcctagagtcactatggtagatgctgaaatttccaaagctcctggggaagcattggatattcctggcttGACATgagtacaggtacaaccttccagatttccctgtaaagacaggcaagtgcctctagcttcttgaacagataacaaaggtcctggattcacttgagcagatagggacattgtcaaatgctctagggcagatgatacagatcctagtgttcctcgtccagataaagaaattaccatgggtcctttggaagaatgcatagatcctgaaggatctgaagcagatggatctgtttgttgaaccctttgtggagaattcaaagactcatttggtccctggaattaagttaaaggtccctctgtaggtttagagagatctaaaggctcttctgtggaaaggcaaggatccaaaaggcttagggaagaaagtgaggaactaagttgggcagaaattgcaagttccagaggtgagtcattggatatcacatgtcctggggtagctgttgaaaatttttgtgcacctgatgcaaatgatgaatatcctagcgTTCCCTGGGGaggtggcaaaggttctacagggccttgtgtagttgctgaaatcctcagagatccctggtcagatctcaaaatccttgctgtattttgagcagggtgggtatatccctgacacactgggaaagatggtgagtctgctactgtgtagtgtgtagatgtggactgagctcctataccttgtgtatgtaaagaaggacttgaaaaccttttggaagatgtagaatgttgggtagacctttgtggacatgtggacagatgtacggtcccctgtgcagagagaccgggactcacatcTCCATGAGCAGactcagaagatgctggagtcccttgttctgaggaggaaagacccagaggattatgagaacattcagaacagtgtgatgtattcatcattgcctgggctgagatagaaagtttcagaggcccctgggcagattgcaaaggtgctagatacccttggccaaatgggaaagtctttgcaacTCCTTGGGCAGAAGAGGAATGTCTACCAAGTGTTGGaagtgatggtggcaaagttcctagaatagctgaagtagactgagaatatgctacagcctgcctcacttgtggaaaaaggcctaaagcactctgtgattgttcatattgtgccaatatccctgtggcatctgttgaattttctagatttctttgtttgggaaaatagaactttgcatgggcaaagttccctcttgtgccctggaaagttCCTTGGGCTTTTGAAAGATGACAAATGTactagaaccactggagtaggtacaagatgctcctgaacacccagtacaggaGGGCAATGTCCTATATCTGATGGTGTAGGATagaaggtttcttgagatttctggctaggtaggaaagccccagtgtcccttgggaaagctggggatctttgtgcaagaTAATggacagttggagaaaatcctacatctgtctgacaagaagttggaggatgcaaagtatcttgagcaaatgaaacactttgtgtattaccctgtttagaaatgggcagttttagagacccttcgg
Encoded here:
- the Srsx gene encoding uncharacterized protein Srsx, coding for MQNSAEIPPVTQEVIESLSATQDSPKLPAPSPLCPEAEEPLTYTQSISKSSESVPETPEALASVLGSLCLLKPNEGALGPLVSEQGILRTPAFPQESLELSQPAQGPLKPVPSPPVTMGASFSTEFQGLSLCAEGDIIPTPPHEDVWRNSSYHKKSPRRFKSNQSILKHVPFPEGDIRYCLSDLDALKCISSAESSLTSSKYAEKESSPTSTPQRSISPLKSSQLSFRSSILCKKGLSHSPPPGDCPTPSKLRKTRPSPSSVDQESLKSVRSKHAGWKHCHSSKMWVRACKSKKRGVKLKTVTNINFATSDSAKGACRCSPSYEVGLRSPLPNQGIHRPSKSTETPSEKAPSDQWDTQASNSEHEVGKPSSIPTEECMRTTVSHEDSLRHPTSPHEIPRHATSTRRKQRKASLTQGALQTSPTDQECIESS